In Periplaneta americana isolate PAMFEO1 chromosome 3, P.americana_PAMFEO1_priV1, whole genome shotgun sequence, the following are encoded in one genomic region:
- the M6 gene encoding neuronal membrane glycoprotein M6-a isoform X1: MASRDAYQNESVTPMMPLRQRHGYSHESLGRFSEHSLHSAYLGRYGGGSQCRDCMTRIPYATLIATIMCIVGVGVFCGTMYRGATLSALMFDQVFHLRLAWLEAVQLVFVVVGASMGALGLMILFVGCLATGATRHKVYRAWSARVGGRISCAVFMSITYILQIAWLLMLCFLVIVTLIFTIFWSLCSNKEVQNNEKCIDFKQFDFMFPNNTRPQDMEVCDTHEIKLFCKDYVERAEVMFILATVACLLVIISLIHYLMCLSANYAHIRDHEKFQELQELQYLQDPELSVAGSKDRF; this comes from the exons ATGGCATCTAGGGATGCATATCAAAACGAAAGTGTTACACCAATGATGCCTCTGAGACAGCGTCATGGTTATTCTCATGAAAGTTTGGGGCGCTTTTCAGAACATTCGTTGCATTCTGCTTATTTGGGACGTTATGGTGGTG GGAGCCAGTGTCGAGACTGTATGACTCGGATACCATATGCAACCCTTATTGCAACAATCATGTGCATTGTTGGTGTCGGAGTATTCTGCGGTACTATGTATCGGGGTGCTACACTGAGTGCACTTATGTTTGATCAAGTGTTTCATCTACGTCTTGCATG GTTGGAAGCAGTGCAGCTAGTATTTGTTGTGGTCGGAGCAAGTATGGGAGCCTTAGGTCTGATGATCCTGTTTGTTGGTTGTTTAGCAACTGGAGCAACAAGGCACAAAGTTTATCGAGCTTGGAGTGCTCGAGTTGGTGGACGTATCTCATGTGCAGTA TTCATGAGTATCACGTATATCCTGCAGATTGCCTGGCTGCTGATGTTGTGTTTCCTGGTCATTGTGACActtattttcacaatattttggTCCCTGTGTTCTAACAAAGAAGTTCAAAACAATGAGAAGTGCATTGACTTCAAACAGTTTG ATTTCATGTTTCCAAATAACACAAGACCTCAGGACATGGAAGTATGTGACACACACGAAATTAAGTTATTCTGCAAGGATTATGTTGAGCGTGCTGAAGTGATGTTCATTCTTGCAACAGTAGCATGTTTGCTTGTCATCATAAGCCTT ATTCACTACCTGATGTGCCTGTCTGCCAATTATGCCCACATCCGAGACCACGAAAAGTTCCAGGAACTCCAAGAACTGCAATATCTTCAGGATCCTGAACTTTCAGTGGCTGGATCCAAAGATCGCTTCTAG
- the M6 gene encoding neuronal membrane glycoprotein M6-b isoform X2, translated as MGSQCRDCMTRIPYATLIATIMCIVGVGVFCGTMYRGATLSALMFDQVFHLRLAWLEAVQLVFVVVGASMGALGLMILFVGCLATGATRHKVYRAWSARVGGRISCAVFMSITYILQIAWLLMLCFLVIVTLIFTIFWSLCSNKEVQNNEKCIDFKQFDFMFPNNTRPQDMEVCDTHEIKLFCKDYVERAEVMFILATVACLLVIISLIHYLMCLSANYAHIRDHEKFQELQELQYLQDPELSVAGSKDRF; from the exons ATGG GGAGCCAGTGTCGAGACTGTATGACTCGGATACCATATGCAACCCTTATTGCAACAATCATGTGCATTGTTGGTGTCGGAGTATTCTGCGGTACTATGTATCGGGGTGCTACACTGAGTGCACTTATGTTTGATCAAGTGTTTCATCTACGTCTTGCATG GTTGGAAGCAGTGCAGCTAGTATTTGTTGTGGTCGGAGCAAGTATGGGAGCCTTAGGTCTGATGATCCTGTTTGTTGGTTGTTTAGCAACTGGAGCAACAAGGCACAAAGTTTATCGAGCTTGGAGTGCTCGAGTTGGTGGACGTATCTCATGTGCAGTA TTCATGAGTATCACGTATATCCTGCAGATTGCCTGGCTGCTGATGTTGTGTTTCCTGGTCATTGTGACActtattttcacaatattttggTCCCTGTGTTCTAACAAAGAAGTTCAAAACAATGAGAAGTGCATTGACTTCAAACAGTTTG ATTTCATGTTTCCAAATAACACAAGACCTCAGGACATGGAAGTATGTGACACACACGAAATTAAGTTATTCTGCAAGGATTATGTTGAGCGTGCTGAAGTGATGTTCATTCTTGCAACAGTAGCATGTTTGCTTGTCATCATAAGCCTT ATTCACTACCTGATGTGCCTGTCTGCCAATTATGCCCACATCCGAGACCACGAAAAGTTCCAGGAACTCCAAGAACTGCAATATCTTCAGGATCCTGAACTTTCAGTGGCTGGATCCAAAGATCGCTTCTAG